The following coding sequences lie in one Bifidobacterium sp. ESL0690 genomic window:
- the argB gene encoding acetylglutamate kinase → MSTVKRGTDAIGADIDVHHDLKDEQKAEVLIEALPWLEEFAGQRIVVKYGGNAMVDEHLKRCFAEDMVFLRQVGMHPIVVHGGGPQISGMLKDLGIHSEFKAGLRVTTPEIMKVVRMILTGSVSRELIGLINAHGPHAVGLSGEDGSLFGAKRYRPVIDGKETDIGLVGEVTEVNPSAVESLIEQNRIPVVSSIAPNADDPTQVFNVNADSAAAALAVALHARKLVILTDVDGLYADWPDKNSLISSIGVDRLSEVLPKLQSGMVPKMRACVRALDGGVPRAHIIDGRQPHSILNEVFTGAGIGTMVVPGNGMKLRRK, encoded by the coding sequence ATGAGCACTGTGAAAAGGGGAACGGATGCCATTGGTGCGGATATTGATGTGCACCATGACTTGAAGGACGAGCAGAAAGCCGAGGTGCTGATTGAAGCACTGCCGTGGCTCGAGGAATTCGCCGGCCAGCGCATCGTCGTGAAATACGGCGGCAACGCGATGGTCGACGAACATCTTAAGCGTTGCTTCGCCGAGGATATGGTCTTTCTGCGGCAGGTCGGCATGCACCCGATTGTCGTTCACGGGGGAGGGCCGCAGATTTCCGGCATGCTCAAAGACCTCGGTATTCATTCGGAATTCAAAGCTGGACTGCGCGTCACGACACCGGAAATCATGAAGGTGGTGCGGATGATTCTTACCGGCTCGGTTTCACGCGAACTCATCGGGCTCATCAACGCGCACGGCCCACATGCCGTCGGGCTTTCCGGCGAGGACGGGTCGTTGTTCGGGGCGAAGCGGTACCGCCCGGTCATCGATGGGAAGGAAACCGACATCGGATTGGTGGGCGAAGTTACGGAAGTCAACCCTTCGGCGGTGGAGAGCCTGATCGAACAGAACCGGATTCCCGTGGTCTCTTCGATTGCGCCGAACGCCGATGACCCTACCCAGGTTTTCAACGTGAACGCCGATTCCGCGGCGGCCGCGCTTGCGGTGGCTCTGCATGCCCGAAAACTCGTCATTCTAACGGACGTCGATGGGCTCTATGCCGATTGGCCCGATAAGAATTCGCTGATCAGTTCCATCGGCGTCGACCGCCTGAGCGAGGTATTACCAAAGCTGCAAAGCGGGATGGTGCCGAAAATGCGTGCCTGCGTGCGCGCCTTGGACGGCGGGGTGCCGCGTGCGCATATCATCGATGGCCGTCAGCCCCACTCGATCCTCAACGAGGTGTTTACCGGCGCCGGCATCGGAACGATGGTCGTGCCCGGCAATGGGATGAAACTACGGCGAAAATAA
- a CDS encoding acetylornithine transaminase codes for MNNDNQNKADVEAANKNTDSATTAIGPESEQWIDTYEQVHTHAFGTPLRVMDHGKGMHVWDIDGNEYLDFLAGIAVNSLGYAHPKWVKAVSEQAGEVAHISNYFASVPQIKLAEKFLQISGAPEGSRVYFGNSGAEGNEAAMKMAKLYGKTLPGGDPEHGGAPARILALTKGFHGRTMGALSATWKLSIREPYNPLLPAVQFVEAGDLDAMQAAFDQTGKDGVGPVAGVMLELIQGEAGVRPLDPEYVKGVRKLCDQHHALMIIDEVQTGIGRTGKWFAFQRDDLSGGITPDIITFAKGVAGGFPMGGMIAFGKPLASLFSPGLHGSTFAGGPLATTAGLTTLQVIDEENLVTNAEARGNQLREAVMACGNPLFVSVRGRGLLNAIQLAHPCSHAAMNWALDHGLIVNAVAPDALRLAPPLIVSSADVDEAVSILAQIPADLPDD; via the coding sequence ATGAACAACGATAATCAAAACAAGGCAGATGTTGAAGCTGCGAACAAAAACACCGATTCCGCAACGACGGCAATCGGTCCCGAAAGTGAACAATGGATCGATACCTATGAACAGGTGCATACGCACGCTTTCGGCACTCCGTTGCGAGTGATGGACCACGGCAAAGGCATGCATGTCTGGGACATCGATGGCAACGAATACCTCGATTTTCTCGCCGGCATCGCCGTCAATTCGCTGGGTTACGCTCATCCCAAATGGGTGAAGGCGGTAAGCGAACAGGCCGGGGAAGTCGCGCATATCAGCAATTATTTCGCTTCCGTTCCGCAGATCAAGTTGGCGGAAAAGTTTTTACAGATTTCTGGCGCACCTGAAGGCTCGCGCGTTTATTTCGGCAATTCAGGGGCCGAAGGTAACGAGGCCGCGATGAAAATGGCCAAGCTTTACGGCAAGACGCTGCCGGGCGGCGACCCCGAACATGGCGGTGCCCCGGCTCGAATCCTTGCCCTGACCAAAGGATTCCACGGGCGGACGATGGGTGCCTTGAGTGCTACGTGGAAGCTTTCGATCCGCGAACCTTACAATCCGCTGCTTCCGGCGGTTCAATTCGTCGAAGCCGGCGACCTTGACGCCATGCAGGCCGCCTTCGACCAGACCGGCAAAGACGGCGTCGGCCCGGTGGCCGGAGTGATGCTCGAACTCATCCAGGGCGAGGCCGGCGTGCGCCCGCTTGACCCGGAGTATGTCAAAGGCGTCCGCAAACTGTGCGATCAACATCACGCTCTGATGATCATCGACGAAGTGCAAACCGGCATCGGGCGCACCGGCAAATGGTTCGCCTTCCAGCGCGACGACCTTTCCGGCGGCATCACACCCGACATCATCACCTTCGCCAAAGGCGTGGCCGGCGGCTTCCCAATGGGTGGCATGATCGCGTTCGGCAAGCCGCTCGCATCCCTCTTTTCGCCAGGACTCCACGGCTCGACTTTCGCTGGCGGCCCGCTGGCGACCACAGCCGGATTGACCACGTTGCAGGTCATCGACGAAGAAAATCTGGTGACCAACGCCGAAGCCCGTGGCAACCAACTTCGTGAAGCCGTGATGGCTTGTGGCAACCCGCTGTTCGTCTCGGTTCGTGGCCGTGGCCTGCTCAACGCCATCCAGCTGGCGCATCCGTGCTCACACGCCGCCATGAACTGGGCCCTGGACCATGGCCTTATCGTCAACGCGGTCGCTCCCGATGCCCTGCGCCTTGCCCCGCCGCTCATCGTCAGCAGCGCCGACGTTGACGAGGCCGTATCGATTCTCGCTCAAATCCCAGCAGACCTTCCAGATGACTGA
- a CDS encoding bifunctional ornithine acetyltransferase/N-acetylglutamate synthase: MSVTFAKGFMAAGVNAGISSNKAKSDLALVVNNGPLDAAAGVFTANRFCAAPVQWSRKAVADGHIKAVVLNSGGANACTGAEGLKQSEATAVKVAQVLSDIVEDSDNTGADSFGIDGFGGSLSTGYSFGAALANEKPCFSANDIAVCSTGLIGELLPLDNVLGGVEKAAAALNDVEQAGIDAATAIMTTDTKPKMVKLEGSGYRVGGMVKGSGMIAPQLATMLCVITTDAEVDSAQLQDALANAADKSFNRIDVDGCMSTNDTVLLLASGASGVTPDDDEFAGLVHDACASLARQIVGDGEGSSHDIKVTVSGAETEDAALACARAVAGSNLLKCAIYGNDPNWGRIVSSLGTVPVGVAAYDPESVTVDINGVRVCEHGGAGVDRSEVKMDKRQVDIDIDLNNGAESATVWTDDLTHEYVHINADYES; encoded by the coding sequence ATGAGCGTGACATTTGCAAAGGGCTTTATGGCCGCCGGCGTCAACGCCGGAATTTCATCCAACAAAGCGAAAAGCGACTTGGCGCTGGTCGTCAACAACGGACCGCTTGATGCTGCCGCCGGCGTATTCACCGCCAATCGTTTCTGTGCGGCGCCGGTGCAATGGTCGCGTAAGGCCGTCGCTGACGGGCATATCAAGGCGGTCGTGCTCAACTCCGGTGGCGCCAACGCCTGCACCGGTGCCGAAGGACTGAAGCAAAGCGAGGCCACGGCGGTGAAAGTCGCGCAGGTATTGAGCGATATCGTAGAGGATTCCGACAATACTGGTGCCGATTCCTTTGGAATAGACGGTTTTGGTGGCAGTCTCTCAACCGGCTATTCATTCGGAGCGGCCTTGGCAAATGAAAAGCCCTGTTTCTCAGCCAATGACATTGCCGTGTGTTCGACCGGTCTGATTGGCGAATTATTACCTTTGGATAATGTGCTGGGTGGTGTGGAAAAGGCGGCTGCGGCATTAAACGACGTCGAACAAGCAGGTATCGATGCGGCAACGGCCATCATGACCACCGACACCAAGCCGAAAATGGTGAAATTGGAAGGTTCCGGTTACCGTGTTGGCGGCATGGTCAAGGGCTCGGGGATGATTGCCCCGCAGTTGGCCACGATGCTCTGCGTCATCACTACCGATGCCGAGGTCGATTCCGCGCAGTTGCAGGATGCTCTGGCCAACGCCGCCGACAAATCGTTCAACCGCATCGACGTGGACGGCTGTATGTCGACCAACGACACGGTGCTGCTGCTTGCTTCCGGTGCCTCTGGCGTGACTCCTGATGACGATGAGTTCGCCGGGTTGGTTCACGATGCCTGCGCCAGTCTTGCCCGCCAGATTGTAGGCGACGGCGAAGGCTCCAGCCACGATATCAAAGTGACAGTAAGCGGGGCGGAAACCGAAGATGCGGCACTGGCCTGTGCCCGCGCGGTCGCTGGCTCAAATCTACTCAAATGCGCCATCTATGGCAATGATCCGAATTGGGGACGTATCGTCAGCTCACTTGGCACGGTCCCTGTGGGCGTGGCGGCTTACGACCCGGAGTCCGTCACGGTGGATATCAACGGTGTTCGCGTCTGCGAGCACGGTGGTGCCGGAGTTGACCGCTCGGAAGTGAAGATGGATAAACGCCAAGTCGACATCGACATCGATCTCAACAACGGAGCGGAAAGCGCGACCGTGTGGACCGACGACCTCACCCATGAGTACGTGCACATCAACGCCGACTACGAATCCTGA
- the argR gene encoding arginine repressor: MNDTEGSHITADTKRDSAASAVNLQGKEQVGETKLQHPTNRTARLSVIQEILSNAVVSSQGQLLGLLAERGIEVTQATLSRDLDEMKAVKTRLKTGEMAYTLGVEPEFDDVTAEKIDQQLSRGLSGLITSAAAARNLVIVHTPSGAAQYMASVIDKQPIDGILGTVAGDDTVLLVCNDDEAAAGRVQWLLDIVSRGQGTARN; the protein is encoded by the coding sequence ATGAACGATACTGAAGGTAGTCATATTACGGCCGATACCAAGCGTGATTCGGCCGCTTCCGCAGTCAATTTGCAAGGTAAGGAACAAGTCGGGGAAACCAAGCTCCAGCATCCGACCAACCGAACGGCCAGGCTCAGCGTCATCCAGGAGATTCTTTCCAACGCCGTGGTCTCCTCGCAGGGTCAGCTCCTTGGTTTGCTTGCCGAACGTGGCATCGAGGTAACCCAGGCCACGCTCAGCCGTGATTTGGACGAGATGAAAGCGGTCAAAACGCGGCTGAAAACCGGAGAAATGGCTTATACGCTGGGTGTCGAGCCCGAATTCGACGACGTTACGGCCGAGAAAATCGACCAGCAGCTTTCCCGCGGTCTTTCGGGATTGATTACTTCCGCAGCGGCTGCACGCAATCTGGTCATCGTCCACACGCCTTCCGGCGCGGCTCAATACATGGCCAGCGTCATCGACAAGCAGCCGATTGACGGGATTTTGGGAACGGTCGCCGGCGACGATACGGTGCTTCTGGTCTGCAACGACGACGAGGCCGCCGCCGGACGCGTGCAATGGCTGCTTGACATTGTTTCGCGGGGCCAAGGTACCGCAAGAAATTAG
- the argF gene encoding ornithine carbamoyltransferase: protein MAGQLRHMLRDDDVNHDEQKEILELGMKFWKDRYYRRPFEGPQGVAVIFDKPSTRTRSSFSVGVAELGGYPLVIDKSGSQLGRGEPVADTARVLTRMTSAIVWRTFGQDRVETMAKYATVPVVNALTDQFHPCQILADFLTIAQHRGGVDALAGQTIAYLGDAANNMSNSYLLGGATAGMNVRVAGPQGFLPDPQIVADAKRIAAQTGGSILVTTDAREAVADADCIFTDTWVSMGEESEYAVRSKPFWDYQVNDELMKLAKPDALFQHCLPAYRGKEVTASVIDGPQSVVWEEAENRLHAQKALLTWLIGTLRDDKEMLK, encoded by the coding sequence ATGGCAGGTCAACTTCGGCATATGCTCCGTGATGATGATGTGAACCACGACGAGCAGAAGGAAATTCTGGAACTGGGTATGAAGTTCTGGAAAGATCGCTATTATCGCCGTCCCTTTGAGGGGCCGCAGGGTGTCGCGGTGATTTTCGACAAGCCCAGCACGCGCACACGTTCCAGTTTTTCTGTGGGTGTCGCCGAGCTTGGCGGTTATCCGTTGGTCATCGACAAGTCCGGTTCCCAGCTCGGTCGTGGCGAGCCGGTGGCCGATACGGCACGCGTGCTCACCCGCATGACCAGCGCCATCGTCTGGCGTACCTTCGGCCAGGACCGCGTGGAAACGATGGCGAAATATGCCACCGTCCCCGTCGTCAACGCTTTGACCGACCAGTTCCATCCCTGCCAGATTCTTGCCGATTTCCTCACCATCGCGCAGCATCGCGGGGGAGTCGACGCGCTTGCCGGCCAGACCATCGCCTACTTGGGCGACGCGGCCAACAACATGTCGAACTCCTATCTGCTCGGAGGCGCGACCGCAGGCATGAACGTGCGCGTGGCGGGCCCGCAAGGCTTCCTTCCCGATCCGCAGATTGTCGCGGATGCCAAGCGAATAGCGGCGCAGACAGGCGGTTCGATTCTGGTAACCACCGACGCGCGCGAGGCTGTGGCCGATGCCGACTGCATCTTCACCGATACGTGGGTGTCGATGGGCGAGGAAAGCGAGTACGCCGTGCGCTCCAAGCCGTTCTGGGATTATCAGGTCAACGACGAGTTGATGAAACTCGCCAAGCCTGATGCGCTTTTCCAGCATTGCCTGCCGGCCTACCGTGGCAAGGAAGTCACGGCAAGCGTTATCGACGGCCCGCAATCGGTGGTCTGGGAAGAGGCCGAAAACCGACTTCACGCGCAGAAGGCTTTGCTGACTTGGCTGATTGGAACATTGCGAGACGACAAGGAAATGCTCAAATGA